One Salvia splendens isolate huo1 chromosome 12, SspV2, whole genome shotgun sequence genomic window carries:
- the LOC121758850 gene encoding carboxypeptidase SOL1-like isoform X1, producing MIFPLLFLCLNLSSLFRFSSARFAQLHSYNQSGYDDRSYGVSGRRMYSMNDFQMTEEDYNARLEKLAQGYMSNSDLQEAMQEFNSRCPNISRIYSIGKSVFGVPLLAMEISDTPGTIDAEPSFKFVGNVHGNEPVGRELLLLLANWLCDNYLKDSLATTIVDDVHLHILPSMNPDGYALRRRGNANHIDLNRDFPDQFFHMNDDTDLRQPETKAMVKWMTDIHFTASATLHGGALVANYPWDGTEDKRRDYFGCPDDKTFRFLASLYSRSHYKMSRSKEFPGGITNGAFWYPLYGGMQDWNYIHSGCFELTLEISDDKWPDASELPTIWDHNRMSMLKIVGSIIKTGIHGQVFSSDGKPLPASIAIQGINYTIFAGKKFGEYYRLLAPGEKYEVIASMPGYRSKRACVILGEAAQTVDFVLDSESSSIYKDGRVLEDSGCYPDSKTGLQAADLLPATQLEFCLLLFVMVGFLCFLKKRRARRNEKQTSVPRRAAMV from the exons ATGATATTCCCTCTCCTCTTTCTCTGTCTAaacctctcttctctcttccgTTTCTCCTCTGCCAGATTCGCCCAACTCCACAGTTACAATCAATCAG GTTATGATGACAGAAGTTATGGGGTTTCCGGGAGGCGGATGTATTCGATGAACGACTTTCAAATGACTGAGGAAGATTACAATGCGAGGCT TGAAAAGTTAGCACAAGGCTACATGAGTAATTCTGATCTTCAGGAGGCAATGCAGGAATTTAATAGCCGTTGTCCCAACATCTCCAGAATTTACAG CATCGGAAAGAGTGTATTCGGAGTTCCTCTG TTGGCTATGGAAATTTCTGACACACCTGGGACTATTGATGCTGAGCCTTCTTTTAAG TTTGTTGGAAATGTGCACGGTAATGAACCTGTAGGCCGTGAACTTCTGTTACTTCTAGCAAATTGGCTGTGTGATAATTATTTGAAGGACTCATTG GCAACCACAATTGTAGATGATGTCCACCTTCATATACTTCCGTCCATGAACCCTGATGGTTATGCTCTGAGGAGGCGCGGAAATGCAAATCACATTGATTTGAATCGTGATTTTCCAGACCAG TTCTTTCATATGAATGATGATACGGACTTGCGGCAACCTGAAACAAAAGCCATGGTGAAATGGATGACAGATATACACTTTACAGCATCTGCCACTCTGCATGGG GGAGCGTTGGTTGCAAACTATCCATGGGATGGAACTGAAGATAAAAG GAGAGATTACTTTGGGTGCCCAGATGACAAGACTTTCAGATTTTTGGCCAGTTTATACAGTAGGTCCCACTACAAAATGTCTCGGAGCAAGGAGTTCCCTGGTGGAATTACAAATGGTGCATTTTG GTATCCATTATATGGTGGCATGCAAGATTGGAATTATATTCATTCTGGCTGCTTTGAACTCACACTCGAGATTAGTGATGATAAATGGCCTGATGCTAGTGAG CTTCCAACAATATGGGATCATAACAGAATGAGCATGCTAAAAATTGTTGGGAGTATAATTAAG ACTGGAATACATGGACAAGTTTTTTCATCAGATGGAAAACCTTTGCCTGCATCAATAGCTATCCAGGGAATAAACTACACT ATATTTGCTGGCAAGAAGTTTGGTGAGTACTACCGATTGCTGGCACCTGGAGAAAAATATGAAG TTATTGCTAGCATGCCCGGGTACAGATCGAAGAGGGCTTGTGTTATACTTGGTGAAGCAGCACAGACAGTAGATTTTGTTCTTGATTCAGAGTCGAGTAGCATCTACAAGGATGGTCGAGTTTTGGAGGATTCAGGTTGCTATCCAGACAGCAAGACTGGTCTTCAGGCAGCCGATTTATTGCCTGCGACGCAGTTGGAATTTTGTCTACTGTTATTTGTAATGGTAGGATTTCTTTGCTTCCTAAAGAAGAGGAGAGCAAGAAGGAACGAAAAACAGACATCTGTGCCCAGACGAGCAGCAATGGTCtga
- the LOC121758850 gene encoding carboxypeptidase SOL1-like isoform X3, with amino-acid sequence MIFPLLFLCLNLSSLFRFSSARFAQLHSYNQSGYDDRSYGVSGRRMYSMNDFQMTEEDYNARLEKLAQGYMSNSDLQEAMQEFNSRCPNISRIYSIGKSVFGVPLLAMEISDTPGTIDAEPSFKATTIVDDVHLHILPSMNPDGYALRRRGNANHIDLNRDFPDQFFHMNDDTDLRQPETKAMVKWMTDIHFTASATLHGGALVANYPWDGTEDKRRDYFGCPDDKTFRFLASLYSRSHYKMSRSKEFPGGITNGAFWYPLYGGMQDWNYIHSGCFELTLEISDDKWPDASELPTIWDHNRMSMLKIVGSIIKTGIHGQVFSSDGKPLPASIAIQGINYTIFAGKKFGEYYRLLAPGEKYEVIASMPGYRSKRACVILGEAAQTVDFVLDSESSSIYKDGRVLEDSGCYPDSKTGLQAADLLPATQLEFCLLLFVMVGFLCFLKKRRARRNEKQTSVPRRAAMV; translated from the exons ATGATATTCCCTCTCCTCTTTCTCTGTCTAaacctctcttctctcttccgTTTCTCCTCTGCCAGATTCGCCCAACTCCACAGTTACAATCAATCAG GTTATGATGACAGAAGTTATGGGGTTTCCGGGAGGCGGATGTATTCGATGAACGACTTTCAAATGACTGAGGAAGATTACAATGCGAGGCT TGAAAAGTTAGCACAAGGCTACATGAGTAATTCTGATCTTCAGGAGGCAATGCAGGAATTTAATAGCCGTTGTCCCAACATCTCCAGAATTTACAG CATCGGAAAGAGTGTATTCGGAGTTCCTCTG TTGGCTATGGAAATTTCTGACACACCTGGGACTATTGATGCTGAGCCTTCTTTTAAG GCAACCACAATTGTAGATGATGTCCACCTTCATATACTTCCGTCCATGAACCCTGATGGTTATGCTCTGAGGAGGCGCGGAAATGCAAATCACATTGATTTGAATCGTGATTTTCCAGACCAG TTCTTTCATATGAATGATGATACGGACTTGCGGCAACCTGAAACAAAAGCCATGGTGAAATGGATGACAGATATACACTTTACAGCATCTGCCACTCTGCATGGG GGAGCGTTGGTTGCAAACTATCCATGGGATGGAACTGAAGATAAAAG GAGAGATTACTTTGGGTGCCCAGATGACAAGACTTTCAGATTTTTGGCCAGTTTATACAGTAGGTCCCACTACAAAATGTCTCGGAGCAAGGAGTTCCCTGGTGGAATTACAAATGGTGCATTTTG GTATCCATTATATGGTGGCATGCAAGATTGGAATTATATTCATTCTGGCTGCTTTGAACTCACACTCGAGATTAGTGATGATAAATGGCCTGATGCTAGTGAG CTTCCAACAATATGGGATCATAACAGAATGAGCATGCTAAAAATTGTTGGGAGTATAATTAAG ACTGGAATACATGGACAAGTTTTTTCATCAGATGGAAAACCTTTGCCTGCATCAATAGCTATCCAGGGAATAAACTACACT ATATTTGCTGGCAAGAAGTTTGGTGAGTACTACCGATTGCTGGCACCTGGAGAAAAATATGAAG TTATTGCTAGCATGCCCGGGTACAGATCGAAGAGGGCTTGTGTTATACTTGGTGAAGCAGCACAGACAGTAGATTTTGTTCTTGATTCAGAGTCGAGTAGCATCTACAAGGATGGTCGAGTTTTGGAGGATTCAGGTTGCTATCCAGACAGCAAGACTGGTCTTCAGGCAGCCGATTTATTGCCTGCGACGCAGTTGGAATTTTGTCTACTGTTATTTGTAATGGTAGGATTTCTTTGCTTCCTAAAGAAGAGGAGAGCAAGAAGGAACGAAAAACAGACATCTGTGCCCAGACGAGCAGCAATGGTCtga
- the LOC121757771 gene encoding uncharacterized protein LOC121757771 has translation MLDSMVDEIGEENVVQVVTDNGSNYVAAGKLLMAKREHLYWTPCAAHCIDLMLEDIGKIVVIKNTIKRSISLVGYIYSHGFTLNLLRTTTNKKELVRPAITRFATSYLSLQRLQEERENLRKMFTCDEWMQNKLSKEAKGIEATKTVMKTSFWNNVVYILKIMGPLVRVLRMVDGEKKAAMGYIYEAIEKAKEEIKKELNFDSVVTKGLYACINRLATSKAEEDRVLQQLNVYTNAAGDFFATWWSMFGKDTRLLQKFAIKILTLTCSASGCERNWSVFGQIHTKKRNRLEHKRMQDLVYVKYNQKLHDRNKLSATDEFDHIILDDIDECNEWLVGELDDDDDDIDGGNHLVHDDDDTLDWNMVYKASGVGEPRTYTRSKKRKESSTFSSSCLRVSKKKEPIIPRKGKGKRKRLALVDEESEEEEFEDSVSGDQEDEAMEDEDEMDADDSDDDELEDYVELDD, from the exons ATGCTTGATTCTATGGTTGATGAAATTGGTGAAGAAAATGTTGTCCAAGTAGTAACAGACAACGGGAGTAATTATGTTGCAGCCGGGAAGTTGTTGATGGCAAAGAGAGAGCATCTTTATTGGACTCCATGTGCGGCACACTGTATAGACCTAATGCTCGAAGATATTGGTAAGATTGTCGTGATTAAGAATACAATTAAGAGGAGTATTAGTCTTGTTGGCTATATTTATAGTCATGGTTTTACCTTAAACTTGTTAAGGACTACCACAAACAAGAAGGAGTTAGTGAGGCCGGCCATCACTCGATTTGCTACGTCCTATTTATCATTGCAAAGGCTTCAAGAGGAAAGGGAGAACCTTAGGAAAATGTTTACTTGTGATGAGTGGATGCAAAACAAGTTATCAAAGGAGGCGAAGGGGATCGAAGCAACAAAGACCGTCATGAAGACTTCCTTTTGGAATAATGTCGTCTACATTCTCAAAATAATGGGTCCCCTTGTAAGAGTGCTTAGAATGGTGGATGGTGAGAAGAAGGCAGCGATGGGCTACATCTATGAGGCAATAGAGAAGGCGAAAGAGGAGATCAAGAA GGAGTTGAACTTTGATAGTGTGGTGACTAAAGGGTTATATGCATGTATTAATCGATTGGCGACATCAAAAGCAGAGGAAGATAGGGTGCTTCAACAGTTGAATGTGTACACAAATGCCGCAGGCGACTTCTTTG CTACTTGGTGGTCTATGTTTGGGAAAGACACTAGGCTTTTGCAAAAGTTTGCAATCAAAATCTTAACTTTGACATGTAGCGCTTCCGGTTGTGAGCGCAATTGGAGTGTCTTTGGGCAA attCATACAAAAAAGAGAAATAGGCTCGAGCATAAGAGGATGCAAGATTTGGTTTATGTGAAATATAACCAAAAATTGCATGATAGGAACAAGCTTAGTGCAACCgatgaatttgatcatattaTTCTCGATGATATTGATGAGTGCAATGAGTGGCTAGTTGGGGAgttggatgatgatgatgatgatattgatgGTGGTAATCATTTGGttcatgatgatgatgatacaCTTGATTGGAACATGGTGTATAAGGCTTCGGGTGTTGGAGAGCCTAGGACATATACTAGGTCAAAGAAGAGGAAAGAATCTTCTACATTTAGTTCAAGTTGTCTTAGAGTTTCTAAGAAAAAAGAACCTATCATACCTagaaaagggaaagggaaaaggaaaaggctTGCGCTTGTAGATGAAGAATCGGAAGAGGAAGAATTTGAGGATAGTGTAAGTGGAGATCAAGAGGATGAAGCaatggaggatgaagatgaaatggATGCCGATGATAGTGATGATGATGAGCTAGAAGACTATGTTGAGCTTGATGATTGA
- the LOC121758850 gene encoding carboxypeptidase SOL1-like isoform X2 gives MIFPLLFLCLNLSSLFRFSSARFAQLHSYNQSGYDDRSYGVSGRRMYSMNDFQMTEEDYNARLEKLAQGYMSNSDLQEAMQEFNSRCPNISRIYSIGKSVFGVPLLAMEISDTPGTIDAEPSFKFVGNVHGNEPVGRELLLLLANWLCDNYLKDSLATTIVDDVHLHILPSMNPDGYALRRRGNANHIDLNRDFPDQFFHMNDDTDLRQPETKAMVKWMTDIHFTASATLHGGALVANYPWDGTEDKRRDYFGCPDDKTFRFLASLYSRSHYKMSRSKEFPGGITNGAFWYPLYGGMQDWNYIHSGCFELTLEISDDKWPDASETGIHGQVFSSDGKPLPASIAIQGINYTIFAGKKFGEYYRLLAPGEKYEVIASMPGYRSKRACVILGEAAQTVDFVLDSESSSIYKDGRVLEDSGCYPDSKTGLQAADLLPATQLEFCLLLFVMVGFLCFLKKRRARRNEKQTSVPRRAAMV, from the exons ATGATATTCCCTCTCCTCTTTCTCTGTCTAaacctctcttctctcttccgTTTCTCCTCTGCCAGATTCGCCCAACTCCACAGTTACAATCAATCAG GTTATGATGACAGAAGTTATGGGGTTTCCGGGAGGCGGATGTATTCGATGAACGACTTTCAAATGACTGAGGAAGATTACAATGCGAGGCT TGAAAAGTTAGCACAAGGCTACATGAGTAATTCTGATCTTCAGGAGGCAATGCAGGAATTTAATAGCCGTTGTCCCAACATCTCCAGAATTTACAG CATCGGAAAGAGTGTATTCGGAGTTCCTCTG TTGGCTATGGAAATTTCTGACACACCTGGGACTATTGATGCTGAGCCTTCTTTTAAG TTTGTTGGAAATGTGCACGGTAATGAACCTGTAGGCCGTGAACTTCTGTTACTTCTAGCAAATTGGCTGTGTGATAATTATTTGAAGGACTCATTG GCAACCACAATTGTAGATGATGTCCACCTTCATATACTTCCGTCCATGAACCCTGATGGTTATGCTCTGAGGAGGCGCGGAAATGCAAATCACATTGATTTGAATCGTGATTTTCCAGACCAG TTCTTTCATATGAATGATGATACGGACTTGCGGCAACCTGAAACAAAAGCCATGGTGAAATGGATGACAGATATACACTTTACAGCATCTGCCACTCTGCATGGG GGAGCGTTGGTTGCAAACTATCCATGGGATGGAACTGAAGATAAAAG GAGAGATTACTTTGGGTGCCCAGATGACAAGACTTTCAGATTTTTGGCCAGTTTATACAGTAGGTCCCACTACAAAATGTCTCGGAGCAAGGAGTTCCCTGGTGGAATTACAAATGGTGCATTTTG GTATCCATTATATGGTGGCATGCAAGATTGGAATTATATTCATTCTGGCTGCTTTGAACTCACACTCGAGATTAGTGATGATAAATGGCCTGATGCTAGTGAG ACTGGAATACATGGACAAGTTTTTTCATCAGATGGAAAACCTTTGCCTGCATCAATAGCTATCCAGGGAATAAACTACACT ATATTTGCTGGCAAGAAGTTTGGTGAGTACTACCGATTGCTGGCACCTGGAGAAAAATATGAAG TTATTGCTAGCATGCCCGGGTACAGATCGAAGAGGGCTTGTGTTATACTTGGTGAAGCAGCACAGACAGTAGATTTTGTTCTTGATTCAGAGTCGAGTAGCATCTACAAGGATGGTCGAGTTTTGGAGGATTCAGGTTGCTATCCAGACAGCAAGACTGGTCTTCAGGCAGCCGATTTATTGCCTGCGACGCAGTTGGAATTTTGTCTACTGTTATTTGTAATGGTAGGATTTCTTTGCTTCCTAAAGAAGAGGAGAGCAAGAAGGAACGAAAAACAGACATCTGTGCCCAGACGAGCAGCAATGGTCtga
- the LOC121757772 gene encoding uncharacterized protein C6G9.01c-like: MKKVGQLKKPPKVEDVAQQEKKVSNQKRKRKGSEIDEIFAANKRKRLELEKKAEAETKAKAKSKVAAANLKKKEKSMKSRSFEFSAGTSGPRKKTADGLAVFSEEELGIGKPDAGGTALCPFDCDCCF; encoded by the coding sequence ATGAAAAAAGTTGGGCAGTTGAAGAAGCCCCCAAAAGTAGAAGACGTTGCACAACAGGAGAAGAAGGTCTCTAAccagaaaaggaaaaggaagggAAGTGAGATTGATGAAATTTTTGCTGCTAATAAACGCAAGAGACTGGAATTGGAAAAGAAGGCTGAGGCCGAAACCAAAGCCAAAGCCAAATCCAAAGTAGCCGCTGCCAATttaaaaaagaaggaaaagagtATGAAGAGCCGCTCCTTCGAATTTTCAGCCGGAACTTCTGGACCGAGGAAGAAAACTGCCGACGGGCTGGCTGTGTTTTCAGAAGAAGAGCTGGGTATAGGGAAGCCAGATGCAGGAGGAACTGCTCTGTGCCCTTTTGATTGTGACTGTTGTTTTTGA